From Camelina sativa cultivar DH55 chromosome 5, Cs, whole genome shotgun sequence:
AGCAGATATGCAAGTACCTGATagcacacaacacacaaaaaaaaagcaactacTCTTCTTCAGAACACAAACCTTTTGTATACATAATTCGATCTGCGTTTATGTATGGTTTTGAAATGTTTTGCAGTAGACTTAGAGAGCTTGCTATTTTGAAAAGTAACCTTTAGAGATTCAATTATGTAATGAAGAGAGTAGCTTGGTCAAACAAGTAAGGCAGTCACTTTCACCATGTTTTTCCTTAACTCTAAGATAAATCCTATTCCACATATGCTATATGTTAACAAAGGTTTCAGTTGATGAGTGTAACAATATTGGACTTTGACCACAAAGTGTTTTTCTTTGACTCACAGGAGACAAGGTCATACCAGCTGAAAGTGCAAGTCAAAGTACAAGGAATTATCCATGACCAAGTCTTCTCACCACCGAAGTGCAACCAAGTTGATTATACAAGAACGAAAGTAACAAAGGAATACCATAGAGAGAGTACAAGATAAGGCTCTTTAGAATGGCGACTAATAGTAAGTTGAGGACTTGCCTGATCTATGATGAACTCAAACAGAGGTCGAAGGTGATGGCTAATCAAGTGCTTCTCTTTGACCAGATGGTACGCTAAGTCACATGCTTGAAAACTAGCATAAACAAAAGCAACCACGTTCACAGACAGACAAAACCTGTCACCAGATATCAAAAAGTAACACATAGATATCAGTATAgtctcaaaatcaaatcataataGTTCAACCAAAACATAAGACTTGAACCACACAAACTGCTTATCAAATACCCCAACATTAGTGACTGAGCTTGAACATTCTaaacccctaaaccctaaaactaaaccCTGAAACTCTAGATTCAAGAAACATCACCAactaaacaagaagaagaagcacaaacacaaaacagaatCATACCTGTACTCCTTGTAACGATCGAAAGAATCACCACTCCAACCTTGAGTTCTATCAGCAGCCATGATTGAGAACGAAATCAAAGCCAACACAACCTCACTTAACCGAAACCCTAAAGCTGAAAACTTTACAACCTCTTCCCTCCTAGACCTTCTCAAGATAGCCGAAACAGCTCCAGATCGTTGCCCACTACTTCTCCCTGAACCAACTCTCGCACTCTTCCTCGTCGTCACCACTTCTTTAACAGAGcgattgtgattgtgattgtgattgtgaaCCACCACAATCGGAGATGGGGTCTCCTCAATCTTCAAATGATTTTGGTTTCTCCTACTCTCGGGTTTACATTTCTCATCTTCCTTCTCCGATTCACTGGAATGATCAAGAGAATGTGGCGACGATGGAGACGAAGAGAGGTGACCAGTGGAATTGTCGAAAGCTACTATGGCCATTGAAGTATCAGACGGAGGTGGAGATTTCACCGTCGAAATTGAAGATGGAGACATCGACGGTGTCGTCTTAGTCGGAGATCtcatcggaaaaaaaaaaatcaaaccttttgaAAAACGAGTTTGAGGATTTTAACAAAGCACAGAATCGAATTTAGGAAAAAAGCGTGAAATTGAAGCgaaaaaggaacaaaacaaaagtggaaaagTCATTAtgagaatcaaacaaaactagaagactttccaagattcttttgtctACTTGCCCCCCTATGTTTTTGGTCTTTTTAGTATATTGCCccattactttttaattttgataattcGTACCTATAGTTTTCGGGAGTATGCTgcttttgtagttttgtttctttaatattCTTCCCCTAAATTTTTGATTTGCTATGTCTGCCCCTTGGTTTTGACTCTAGCTAATAAATGGCTTGGTCGGAATTTGATTTAATGTTAGCTTCGTTGATGTATATACGCAAGGGATACATcgttataaaaaaacattatgaagaCATTTCATTAATCTCATACATCATTAAAATGATAATTGtgttgaatatatttttgatcTATTTACTTCAAAACTGTGAATCaggtagaagaagagaaaatatagAACGCCATGCTTGGTCAGTGATATGAACATTGTCCCAAAAGAAGAATGATTTTGGATCTTTGCAAAGAGTGAACAACTTTTCACCATGTATGCCTACATCGCCACAAGATTTGCCTCGTTCTGTTGGACAACATGACTTCAATGGTTCCGGAAATCTCGAAACTCCTGCCCAAACCAAACATTCGTATACACCTCTTTTTTGGACTTcaacacaattaaaaaaaataacgtaCCTGGAACTCCTTTGTTCTTGAATATGGTCACAAAAGCATTGTAGAGATCAAACACGAGGAAACTGTTATCATTACTCTTAATCATCTTATCGTTTAGTTTGATCAGTCCTTCACGGAGAAGACTGTTGTGAAGGTACGTCGAGGTGTCATTGGTGTCACAGCCGCCTTTAGGAGTGGCAAGCTTTGGCAAACATTTCTGCGGTGGGGATAAAGCCACCAAAACCTTTCTTACTCCTAAATCCTTAATTCTCTTCACATCCAACAAAATCTGTTTCACAACTCTCCTTATGAAAGCTGGACGACCCTGCCATgcacattttatattttgtagatAGACTCTTAGAAAAAATagtcaacaaaataatttaatttcctAACTATACTTTAAACTCGAAAAGCTCAACTTTGAATGTAAAATCCTAAATCATAACATTGTCTAATTTGACCACCaatcaatttttattagttttgatAACCCTAATCGAAACGTAGACGATTTTTATACCTTTTCGGAACCGTTGCGTCCGTTGTAAGTAAGGTAGTCATTGCCGACGATGCTGAAAAAAGCGACGGAGGAGTTGAGATCGGCCGATGAATAAACTTTTCTCCGGATGAGTTGTTCTAACGAATCGATCTGCACACTTGCGTTAGGAACTACTTTGAAAATTGTGTCAAAGACGCCAGCTCCACCGAATGCGAAATTCATTCCTCTTTTGACTGCTTGTCTCGGTCGTCCGAATCTGCCCCATTTGTATGCACACGGCTTTCTAAGTCCAATATACTTCGCTACATGTATATAATATGAGTCCAAAGTAAATAACTACATGTTTCATGTAGTAAATATTTAGAAACAAACTATAATGAACTTGATTACGAATACAATTTAaccgctataaattaatatttcaataaatCACTACATTTCGTCAGTTCCAGATTGATTTTTCGGactaattaatatatcaataaaaacaaCTATAGGACTTACGCACATTATAGTCAGTTCAAACTATAATCAAACACGCAACCACAATCACAGGTGTAGTTTGGTATGTGATTTTTATTGGCAAAAAAGAACTTCATACCGAGATAATCAGTGGAGACACGACCATCGGTGAACCGACCAGTAGGCCTTCCCGGGAAAGTGATTCCGTTGGGAAACTTCCACGAGGCAGCGATCATAGTAGGTGTGTTTCCGGTGTCAGCGAACGAGTCTCCGAACACAAACAACGTTTTAGGTTTGAAACCAAAAATGCCACCTTCTCGTGGCTTCTGGCTAGATGGAGATATTGAACCTCTCACCTTGTAATCTAGAACGattaagaaacaacaacaaatatgaattaaactaaatataCAGATTAATTAACcagatcaaaaagaagaaagtaaaagCTATATATGTATACCTGATAGAAGAGTCAGACACAAGAAAAGAAACCAAGGAGTGAGTTTAGATATGTTCATCATGATGgtcaaaattgttttgtttatgcatgGAATAGGTATGAAACTGCTTGAACGTATATATAGGTAATCGAGGAGATAGCCAGTTTGCGTGTGAGGCTTATTAGATTTTTATGTTGGCTTACGGTTTAACAATTTTAGCCGTTTCCATGCATTGAATAAATTGTGTTTCTTAAAGAAACATATTGTGTGTCACCAGTTTCatgttttagatatttttccatatttctTGCCAGTTttattgaagatttttttttttgtttcttagcaCAAGTTTTAAGTTTGATTTATGAAATATGCAATATATTGTACTAGATCTTTTTATTGTTCTGAAGATTTTGTTCAAACATTTCTGACTATCACCTAATatgaataaaccaaaaaaaagtaatattatttgacaaaaagaaacataaatttttttgttcatttgtaTGACTTTCTTCATCCAATTAAAactcttataaattataaatatgttttgataagatcaatatgaaatatatttgaagTATTTTGTATctagttttttgtttatgtggGTCTTCATCATCAAGTGTtgatttaaagataaaaatgcTTTTAGACATTTCATGTTATTTGGACCCAATGTAAACAGAAAGGGAATAATTGTTTGACGAGAAGTAGTTAATTTGTTTTAGTCGtcttaatttgataaaaatgatcaaaaaatatgaaatacatattttttgtaGAGTATAATTATTCAACTAGTTGAGAACTCTAACTATCCATATACTAAAACTTTCGAAGTGTGTTctgatttctttttaattagttatataacTTGACCTTTTGTTTTATGCAGctcaaaatatttgaaaataaatatattagcATAGAATTTCTAGTTGAACAACATATTTCGGACTGATCCAACATacggaaaaggaaaaaacatgcATAAAAACGAATTATCGAAAGCTTTGTAAAACACCGACCACATGGTATCTTCCCGAATACACTCTCATAAATAACCATTTCGAAAACAGCCAATATAGTTGggtaaattacaaaaagaaaaaatggaagtCTTAATGTTCCAAAATCCTAGGTACCTCGATCCCAAAACTTACGTACCTTCAGAAACCTCTACCTTGTTCATACCATTTACGCAATTTTTATGGTTCATGGACTGGTGGCGAATTGTGTTTGCTATATTGGATAGGTTTTTTGCGAGATCATCACAAATTAATGTACTTGTGGATAAGGTGAATCACTTTGGTGATAtacatttgtcttttttttttttttcattgttgctATTAAggcaaaatattttcaaatatggcacatatatatgtttaaggCAATTTGGGTTGTTTTTTTCCAAGCAACCTTGATCACTGATTGTGCATATTTGATAGCATGCGTAATTGGGGAGACTAGTTGGACCTTTAAGGCTTTCTTTAGACGCATGCAACCTCAAGTAATTCTAGAGAAGTTGAATggaatctctctttctctcacccTCCCAAAAGGCAGCACGAGTGGCGGCTGACCgtttagataaaaataagcCCACACATTCGAAACTACTGCATGCATCTATCGTCCTTAACGGTATGGATCCGACCTTTTTAAAAAGCTTACAAACATTTTGAGCTTAATGTCCATATCAAATATCCAAACTCTGAACGGCTCGACTAAACCGGTTAAAAGGTTAGTAGAATTTAAACCGCCTTTAAATTGTCGGTAACTCGGGGGGTAtaaaacaaattctcaaaaagagCGAGAcacaattttatatattttctttctttttttttccccctttttacACAAGCAAAAGCCACacaatttataataataataattaaaaactttaatttcgtaaggaaaaaaaaaaaagaaaaagagaaaataattgaAAGTTCATGACGAAACCATCTCAGCCTTAACCGCTTGACACGTCTGTGTCCATAAtacaaaaagtatttttaaacataaatgAACGGCTGAGATCCACCGAGAACATTCTCAAGGTAAAATTACGAAATCGCGGGTCAacggctcctcctcctcctccgctgcCTCCGATTCTCATATCTTCTGAAGCTTCGCCGCAACGACCAACGGATTAGCTTTCTTGATCTCCTCACGACCCGCAGATTTGAAATCGTACGTGCAACCGTGAACCTCAGGGTACCTATGACTCCCACAAAAAGTCGTACCGCACCGGCACATAAACCCGGTTAACCCCACACGTTTCCTACACACGGTGCACCGGTTCGGCCGTTGCTGCTGACTCTCCGTCGACGTTTGAATcggcttcttctcctcttccttcttcgtcGGGATCGTGATCTCTAATTCTGCCGCGTAGTTATCGTGAAGGACAGGTGCGATCACCAAAGGAGTAGGAGAAGGGGAGAGAGATGACTCGACGGTTGATATCATGgaagcttgttgttgttgtttgagaCAGAGATCGCCGTAACAGTTTGAACAGAGATTCATCGTTGTTGAGCTTCCGAAGAAACCACAGTTGTTTACACATAGACGATGTCCTTCTGGTGTCTCGCATCTATGTTCCTCCgccataatatatttttatctttcgACAATTCTTTTAAAAGACACAGATCTTTGTAGGAGGAAGAAGTGATCAAATCTGAAACAGAACAGACagaacaaaaataagattagGTAAAAATGGTCACCGAGAGAGTTTTTGCAAGAAATGTTTCCTGCGTTTTCTCGGTaaccaaaacagagagatgaataaaaaaa
This genomic window contains:
- the LOC104785898 gene encoding zinc finger A20 and AN1 domain-containing stress-associated protein 4 produces the protein MAEEHRCETPEGHRLCVNNCGFFGSSTTMNLCSNCYGDLCLKQQQQASMISTVESSLSPSPTPLVIAPVLHDNYAAELEITIPTKKEEEKKPIQTSTESQQQRPNRCTVCRKRVGLTGFMCRCGTTFCGSHRYPEVHGCTYDFKSAGREEIKKANPLVVAAKLQKI
- the LOC104785897 gene encoding GDSL esterase/lipase At2g36325 — encoded protein: MMNISKLTPWFLFLCLTLLSDYKVRGSISPSSQKPREGGIFGFKPKTLFVFGDSFADTGNTPTMIAASWKFPNGITFPGRPTGRFTDGRVSTDYLAKYIGLRKPCAYKWGRFGRPRQAVKRGMNFAFGGAGVFDTIFKVVPNASVQIDSLEQLIRRKVYSSADLNSSVAFFSIVGNDYLTYNGRNGSEKGRPAFIRRVVKQILLDVKRIKDLGVRKVLVALSPPQKCLPKLATPKGGCDTNDTSTYLHNSLLREGLIKLNDKMIKSNDNSFLVFDLYNAFVTIFKNKGVPGVSRFPEPLKSCCPTERGKSCGDVGIHGEKLFTLCKDPKSFFFWDNVHITDQAWRSIFSLLLPDSQF
- the LOC104785895 gene encoding CASP-like protein 4A3 gives rise to the protein MRSPTKTTPSMSPSSISTVKSPPPSDTSMAIVAFDNSTGHLSSSPSSPHSLDHSSESEKEDEKCKPESRRNQNHLKIEETPSPIVVVHNHNHNHNRSVKEVVTTRKSARVGSGRSSGQRSGAVSAILRRSRREEVVKFSALGFRLSEVVLALISFSIMAADRTQGWSGDSFDRYKEYRFCLSVNVVAFVYASFQACDLAYHLVKEKHLISHHLRPLFEFIIDQVLAYLLMSASTAAVTRVDDWVSNWGKDQFTEMASASIAMSFLAFLAFAFSSLISGYNLFNQDSL